From Spiroplasma eriocheiris, the proteins below share one genomic window:
- the coaD gene encoding pantetheine-phosphate adenylyltransferase produces MKAIFPGSFDPIHEGHINIIKKASLLFEKLYVIVSINLDKKEQGDIFERTKIVKAICADINPMIEVLTNDNRLTSEFAKELGANYIIRGLRNNNDLKYEMELAFANKKLNNNLETIFFIADYGLTEISSTLLKQINQLKK; encoded by the coding sequence ATGAAAGCAATCTTCCCAGGTAGTTTTGATCCAATTCATGAAGGACATATTAATATTATTAAAAAGGCAAGTTTGTTATTTGAAAAGTTATATGTTATTGTTTCAATTAATTTAGATAAAAAAGAACAAGGTGATATTTTTGAACGAACTAAAATTGTTAAAGCTATTTGTGCTGATATTAATCCAATGATTGAAGTTTTAACAAATGATAACCGTCTAACAAGTGAGTTTGCCAAAGAATTAGGAGCAAATTATATTATTCGGGGGTTACGAAATAATAATGATTTGAAATACGAAATGGAATTAGCATTTGCAAATAAAAAGTTAAATAATAATCTCGAAACAATTTTTTTTATTGCGGATTATGGATTAACTGAAATTTCTTCAACCTTATTAAAACAAATTAACCAATTAAAAAAGTAG
- a CDS encoding DNA translocase FtsK: MRRNSYDDHPLNDQNETTAIIKIEKKQRRNDSIGWIIGSLLLIFFTIIAVGRITLIGQFIDDVIFTFPFGWFKYIVYLLCLILGITIFIGVKIKLKKRVRYMILVFAILVCWMVSNVLLIVQFAHHEIKYFDQDNFVNIMSNYINHWQKASIFNSHPRNPVTFVGFNGDWITLYAGGGIIGNFIAAIFSYLTIFGSLALALCFTMLWFSCIFTGSPIGMFRSKNRQNSHGIRVVKLTSNKNRKANKKVLQTSIYQSINIPDDEIFSPRQVMHTTESSDITIQMPSFTAAHDQRLIEDLIADDYHQTRNNKDKKQNYVNFNEPSNRSQPPRKPVYIPSEHEYIRPRHRREENNKLNDAPFYSSAYGNNVDLSKAREKLNSESAITPFGKLSNNSTMKTSELRQTSIYDENDQTQEFNIPPVNTPVKNEPGFYDDLPELTPEPQQPPKSYVSQTDQILEAHNKAINRQLNRHNPNYSESPQPISQPRNVEINKNAAVNPKKLTINESYELPKLSLLNEKVVNHQNNEINKQAAQNKALKINEVFQQFNVAASVQGINIGPTITKFEIHMQPGVKVNKITSLENDLKYALATQNVRIEAPIQGKSAVGIEIANQISNKVTLREIMEKTPLEKQNNKLLVAIGRSVNGEIIFIELDKMPHLLVAGSTGSGKSVSINTILSSLLLRTKPHEVKLLLIDPKQVELAVYNNLPHLLAPVISDTKLANGALKKVIGEMERRYSILSEKGVRNIETYNAKVKTEDKLPYIVVVIDELADLMMTAGKDIEDSIMRITQLARAAGIHMIIATQRPSTDVITGVIKTNIPSRIAFAVASSIDSRTILDQTGAEKLIGYGDMLYAPAGQNIPTRAQGAYISDEEIERLVQYCRSQQEPEYEEEFLNIDQPGGKEPGDQNDLDPLYHEIKRFVILNQKASTSLIQRKFSIGYNRASRLIDLLEDNGVIGPQNGAKPREVYIQNLDLEDNEW, from the coding sequence ATGAGACGAAATTCTTATGATGATCATCCATTAAATGATCAAAATGAGACGACTGCCATCATTAAAATTGAGAAAAAACAACGCCGAAATGATTCAATCGGGTGAATTATTGGATCATTATTGCTAATTTTCTTTACCATTATTGCGGTTGGTCGAATTACTTTAATTGGACAGTTTATTGATGATGTTATTTTTACTTTTCCCTTTGGATGGTTTAAATACATTGTTTATTTGTTGTGCTTAATATTAGGAATTACTATTTTTATTGGGGTTAAAATAAAGTTAAAAAAACGGGTTCGTTATATGATCCTTGTTTTTGCAATTTTAGTCTGTTGAATGGTAAGCAATGTGTTATTAATTGTGCAATTTGCGCATCATGAAATTAAATATTTTGACCAAGATAATTTTGTTAATATTATGAGTAACTATATTAACCACTGACAAAAAGCATCCATTTTTAATTCTCATCCTCGTAACCCCGTTACTTTTGTGGGCTTTAATGGTGATTGAATTACATTATATGCCGGTGGCGGAATTATTGGAAACTTTATTGCCGCAATTTTTTCTTATTTAACAATTTTTGGTTCATTAGCATTAGCATTATGTTTTACAATGCTATGGTTTAGCTGTATTTTTACTGGTTCGCCAATCGGGATGTTCCGTTCAAAAAATCGACAAAATAGCCATGGGATTCGGGTAGTTAAATTAACGTCTAATAAAAATCGCAAAGCCAATAAAAAAGTCTTGCAAACTAGTATTTATCAATCAATTAATATTCCTGACGATGAAATCTTTTCACCCCGTCAAGTTATGCACACAACCGAATCTTCGGATATTACAATTCAAATGCCTTCCTTTACTGCTGCTCATGATCAACGGTTGATTGAAGATTTAATTGCCGATGATTATCATCAAACTCGAAATAATAAAGATAAAAAGCAAAATTATGTTAATTTTAATGAGCCATCAAATCGCTCCCAACCACCGCGTAAACCTGTTTATATTCCTAGCGAGCATGAATATATTCGTCCCCGCCATCGTCGAGAAGAAAACAACAAATTAAATGACGCCCCATTTTATTCATCAGCATATGGTAATAATGTTGATTTGTCAAAAGCACGGGAAAAATTAAATTCTGAATCAGCAATTACTCCGTTCGGAAAATTATCTAATAACTCAACAATGAAGACAAGTGAACTTCGGCAAACTTCAATTTATGATGAAAATGATCAAACCCAAGAATTTAATATTCCGCCTGTTAATACTCCAGTCAAGAATGAACCTGGATTTTATGATGATTTACCAGAGTTAACTCCGGAACCACAGCAACCCCCAAAAAGTTATGTTTCACAAACTGATCAAATTTTAGAAGCGCATAATAAAGCAATTAATCGTCAGTTAAATCGCCATAATCCTAATTATTCTGAATCCCCACAACCAATTTCACAACCACGAAATGTTGAAATTAATAAAAATGCGGCAGTTAATCCTAAAAAATTAACAATTAATGAAAGTTATGAATTACCAAAATTAAGTTTATTAAATGAAAAAGTAGTTAACCATCAAAATAATGAAATTAATAAACAAGCGGCCCAAAATAAAGCGTTAAAAATTAATGAAGTTTTTCAGCAGTTTAATGTTGCAGCGAGTGTCCAAGGAATTAACATTGGTCCAACGATTACTAAGTTTGAAATCCATATGCAGCCAGGGGTAAAAGTTAATAAAATTACTAGTTTAGAAAATGATTTAAAATATGCTTTAGCAACCCAAAATGTGCGGATTGAAGCTCCAATTCAAGGAAAATCTGCGGTCGGAATTGAAATTGCTAACCAAATTAGTAATAAGGTAACCTTACGGGAAATTATGGAAAAAACTCCATTAGAAAAACAGAATAATAAATTATTAGTTGCGATAGGCCGTAGTGTAAATGGTGAAATTATTTTTATTGAATTAGATAAGATGCCCCATTTATTAGTTGCCGGGTCAACGGGAAGCGGGAAGTCAGTATCAATTAACACAATTTTATCTTCTTTACTATTGCGAACAAAACCTCATGAAGTTAAGCTATTATTAATTGACCCAAAACAGGTTGAATTAGCAGTTTACAATAATTTACCACATTTACTAGCTCCAGTAATCTCGGATACAAAATTAGCAAATGGGGCGTTAAAAAAAGTTATTGGGGAAATGGAACGTAGGTATAGTATTTTATCGGAAAAAGGTGTTCGTAATATTGAAACTTATAATGCGAAAGTTAAAACAGAAGATAAGTTACCATACATTGTTGTTGTTATTGACGAACTTGCTGATTTAATGATGACAGCGGGAAAAGACATTGAAGATTCTATTATGCGGATTACCCAGTTAGCTCGTGCAGCAGGAATTCATATGATTATTGCCACTCAGCGTCCATCAACTGATGTTATTACCGGAGTTATTAAAACTAATATTCCATCCCGAATTGCGTTTGCGGTAGCTTCCTCAATTGATTCCCGAACTATTTTAGATCAAACCGGAGCCGAAAAACTAATTGGGTATGGAGATATGTTGTATGCTCCTGCAGGGCAAAATATTCCGACTCGTGCCCAAGGAGCTTATATTTCCGATGAAGAAATTGAACGGTTAGTTCAGTATTGTCGTAGTCAACAAGAACCAGAATATGAAGAGGAATTTTTAAATATTGACCAACCAGGGGGCAAAGAACCAGGTGATCAAAATGATTTAGACCCCTTATATCATGAAATTAAACGGTTTGTGATTCTGAACCAAAAAGCGTCAACTTCACTAATTCAACGAAAATTCTCGATTGGATATAACCGGGCAAGTCGGCTAATTGATTTATTAGAAGATAATGGCGTTATTGGACCTCAAAATGGTGCAAAGCCCCGAGAAGTTTATATCCAAAATCTTGATTTAGAAGATAATGAATGATAG
- a CDS encoding energy-coupling factor transporter ATPase produces MARKKKNVDITLEKLNNISLKLTDIEFRYRENHPNAVDGVSFEINHGEYVTIIGHNGSGKSTISKIIIGVLRPQNGSVEIFGNVMTNSKMNGIRKFLGIVFQNPDNQFIGSTVRDDIAFGLENRRIPQPEMQPIIERVAKQVGMLDFLNHEPLMLSGGQKQRVAIASALALQPEILIFDEATSMLDPKGKKEVKQIMVDLKNTREKTIISITHDMDEILNADKVIVMNKGKMVKCGKPEEILYDEDFLRSIHLDVPFVSKMIDFLKAAGLSVKNTLSLEELVDEICQK; encoded by the coding sequence ATGGCAAGAAAGAAAAAAAATGTAGATATAACACTGGAAAAATTAAATAATATTTCATTGAAATTAACAGATATTGAATTTCGTTATCGCGAAAATCATCCCAACGCTGTTGATGGGGTTAGTTTTGAAATTAACCATGGTGAATATGTGACTATTATTGGTCATAATGGTAGTGGGAAGTCAACAATTAGTAAGATCATTATTGGTGTTTTACGTCCTCAAAATGGTAGTGTTGAAATTTTTGGAAATGTGATGACTAATTCAAAAATGAATGGGATTCGAAAATTTTTAGGAATTGTTTTTCAAAATCCAGATAATCAGTTTATTGGTTCAACCGTTCGTGATGATATTGCTTTTGGTTTAGAAAATCGCCGTATTCCCCAACCGGAAATGCAACCAATTATTGAAAGAGTGGCAAAACAAGTTGGAATGCTAGATTTTCTAAACCATGAACCCTTAATGCTATCTGGGGGACAGAAACAGCGTGTGGCGATTGCGTCAGCATTAGCTTTACAACCAGAAATATTAATTTTTGATGAAGCAACTAGTATGTTGGATCCCAAAGGAAAAAAAGAAGTTAAACAAATTATGGTTGATTTAAAAAACACTCGTGAAAAAACGATTATTTCAATTACCCACGATATGGATGAAATTTTAAATGCGGATAAGGTGATTGTGATGAATAAGGGGAAAATGGTTAAGTGTGGGAAACCAGAAGAAATTTTATATGATGAAGATTTCTTACGTTCAATTCATTTAGATGTGCCGTTTGTTTCCAAAATGATTGATTTTTTAAAGGCAGCTGGATTAAGTGTTAAGAACACCTTAAGTTTAGAGGAGTTGGTGGATGAAATATGTCAAAAATAA
- a CDS encoding tRNA pseudouridine synthase A, with translation MYLLLTLQYDGYDYHGWVKQKNAKTIQGELEKAFFRVSHQQLWMLGSSKTDQQVHAWDQKVLVKLSFIPKDVGFFIKTVSASLPLDINIKDYEIRDENFGVRNVLEKEYVYTINDGAVDIFNCRYELKYPRSLDVNKLNQIAQVFVGTHDFFNFSGVKKWESINTIRTINKIWVERNGHHKILIHVQAKAFIRYQIRMMVQNILACYEGKISLADIKTQLANLPGSKKTSFCAKPYGLCLVKITY, from the coding sequence ATGTATTTACTATTAACTTTACAATATGATGGTTATGATTATCATGGCTGAGTAAAACAAAAAAATGCTAAGACAATTCAGGGTGAATTAGAAAAGGCATTTTTTCGTGTTTCTCACCAACAATTATGGATGCTAGGATCAAGTAAAACCGATCAACAAGTTCATGCCTGAGATCAAAAGGTTTTAGTTAAACTGTCGTTTATTCCTAAGGATGTCGGGTTTTTTATCAAAACTGTTAGTGCTTCATTACCATTAGATATTAATATTAAAGATTATGAAATCCGGGATGAAAATTTTGGAGTGCGCAATGTTTTAGAAAAAGAATATGTTTATACAATTAATGATGGGGCGGTTGATATTTTTAATTGCCGTTATGAATTAAAATATCCAAGATCCTTAGATGTTAACAAATTAAATCAAATTGCCCAAGTTTTTGTAGGAACCCATGATTTTTTTAATTTTTCGGGAGTTAAAAAATGAGAAAGTATTAATACTATCCGAACAATTAATAAAATTTGGGTTGAACGCAATGGTCATCATAAAATTTTAATCCATGTTCAAGCCAAGGCATTTATTCGTTACCAAATTCGGATGATGGTTCAAAATATTTTAGCGTGCTATGAAGGCAAAATTAGTTTAGCGGACATTAAAACGCAGTTAGCAAACCTTCCAGGGAGCAAAAAAACAAGTTTTTGTGCCAAACCCTATGGGTTATGTTTAGTAAAGATTACTTATTAA
- a CDS encoding energy-coupling factor transporter ATPase, whose translation MSKIKNKKNDEVKNLESSDIVFTNVSHVYAPKTPYEFKSLENINLTLSPGKIIAIIGSTGSGKSTLIQHINGLLIPTTGEVNANGFIIKAKQKKIKNIKQLRKTIGLVFQFPEYQLFEETIEKDIMFGPVHLGEKKEVARENAKKYLEMVGLPLSYLERSPFDLSGGQKRRVAIAGILTMEGNTLILDEPTAGLDPEGEEDFIDLFNRINKEQQKRIILVTHNMDHVLQIADEVIAMKEGKVLKVGTPFDIFRNKELLEELLIEPPKIYNLIYKLQEKGLDLTNHDIRNMAQLAAEIVKMKKK comes from the coding sequence ATGTCAAAAATAAAAAATAAAAAAAATGATGAAGTTAAAAATTTAGAAAGTAGCGACATTGTTTTTACTAATGTTTCGCATGTTTATGCGCCGAAAACTCCGTATGAATTTAAATCGCTAGAAAATATTAATTTAACTCTTTCGCCGGGGAAAATTATCGCAATTATTGGTTCAACAGGAAGTGGAAAATCAACTTTAATTCAACATATTAATGGATTATTAATTCCAACCACTGGTGAAGTTAATGCGAATGGTTTTATTATTAAAGCTAAGCAAAAGAAAATTAAAAATATTAAACAATTGCGTAAAACCATTGGTTTAGTCTTCCAATTTCCAGAGTATCAATTATTTGAAGAAACCATTGAAAAGGATATTATGTTTGGACCAGTACACTTGGGTGAAAAAAAAGAAGTTGCCCGGGAAAATGCTAAAAAATATTTAGAAATGGTGGGGTTGCCCCTGAGTTATCTTGAACGGTCACCCTTTGACTTATCCGGAGGACAAAAACGAAGAGTAGCTATTGCCGGGATTTTAACAATGGAAGGAAATACTTTAATCTTAGATGAACCAACCGCCGGGTTAGATCCTGAAGGAGAAGAAGATTTTATTGATCTTTTCAATCGCATTAATAAAGAGCAACAAAAGCGTATTATTCTCGTTACCCATAATATGGATCATGTGCTCCAAATTGCTGATGAAGTTATTGCAATGAAAGAAGGAAAAGTTTTAAAAGTCGGAACTCCCTTCGATATTTTCCGCAATAAAGAATTATTAGAGGAATTATTGATTGAACCACCAAAAATTTATAATTTAATTTATAAACTACAAGAAAAAGGCTTAGATTTAACTAACCACGATATTCGTAACATGGCACAATTAGCCGCAGAAATTGTTAAAATGAAAAAGAAATAA
- a CDS encoding ribonuclease J: protein MSKISFFALGGLDERGKNLYCVEVDQDIFVFDAGTKNPERGILGIDVVISNFDYLKENRNRIKGIFITKPSDECSEAVTYILKEVAIPVYGSKLTAHILNFHLQRFKVRGKEELFKVVNPRDVIEFGPCKVEVIATTTNMPNSYGYALHTPNGVIIYTGDYMFDAKADPDFAMDMQHLTDIATHNKVLLFLSEASSASRMDYTAPNHKIKSYIERAVKEAQGRLILACFDQDLHKINELFDLVRENNINVGIYGQTLLEALKVINANNQMNLEGINLKTLHDVVDDEKSLIIVTGSGERLYSRLIKIASGNDDILDIKETDTIILATPPNPGSELNHANVLDELARTVAKTIALSDRKIWTMTASYEDIKLMTSILKPQYFIPVKGLYKDFVKAKQAANEAGVPVENIFLCDNGESVNFTNGEFDKVIGKVKTSDLYVDGIGVGDIGAVVLNERKQLATDGVVIIGVSIDAKTKAITSLIDTQMRGVIYIQENNDIFKKMQKVITDIIEKHHKKAIAGEMYDVNEVKNEIRSTVLSFVKLETGKTPIILAIVNEI, encoded by the coding sequence ATGTCAAAAATTAGTTTTTTTGCCCTTGGGGGGCTAGATGAGCGCGGGAAGAATTTATACTGCGTGGAAGTTGATCAAGATATTTTTGTTTTTGATGCGGGGACAAAAAACCCGGAACGGGGAATTTTAGGAATTGATGTTGTGATTTCTAATTTTGATTATTTAAAAGAAAATCGCAATCGTATTAAAGGGATTTTTATTACTAAACCTTCCGATGAATGTTCAGAAGCAGTGACATATATTTTAAAAGAAGTTGCAATTCCAGTTTATGGAAGTAAACTGACTGCTCATATTTTAAATTTTCACCTACAACGTTTTAAAGTACGGGGAAAAGAAGAACTATTTAAAGTTGTTAACCCCCGCGATGTTATTGAATTCGGACCTTGCAAAGTAGAAGTTATTGCAACGACAACAAACATGCCAAATAGTTATGGTTATGCTTTGCATACTCCCAATGGGGTAATTATTTATACCGGGGATTATATGTTTGATGCAAAAGCTGACCCTGATTTTGCGATGGATATGCAACATTTAACTGACATTGCTACCCATAATAAAGTATTATTATTTTTATCAGAAGCTTCATCAGCCTCACGAATGGATTATACGGCGCCAAACCATAAAATTAAAAGTTATATTGAAAGAGCAGTTAAAGAAGCACAGGGTCGCTTAATTTTAGCTTGTTTTGATCAGGACTTACATAAAATAAATGAATTATTTGATTTAGTGCGGGAAAACAATATTAATGTTGGAATTTATGGTCAAACTTTATTAGAGGCTTTAAAAGTAATTAATGCCAATAACCAAATGAACTTAGAAGGAATTAATCTTAAAACTTTACATGATGTTGTTGATGATGAAAAATCATTAATCATAGTAACAGGAAGTGGTGAACGTTTATATAGTCGGTTAATTAAAATCGCTAGTGGGAATGATGACATTTTGGATATCAAAGAAACCGATACCATTATTTTAGCAACCCCACCCAACCCGGGGAGTGAACTAAACCATGCGAATGTGTTAGATGAGCTAGCCCGTACGGTGGCGAAAACAATTGCCTTATCAGATCGTAAAATTTGAACAATGACCGCTAGTTACGAAGATATTAAATTAATGACTTCGATTTTAAAACCACAATATTTTATTCCGGTTAAAGGGTTATATAAAGACTTTGTCAAAGCAAAACAAGCTGCTAACGAAGCCGGGGTGCCAGTTGAAAACATTTTCTTATGTGATAATGGCGAAAGTGTCAACTTTACAAACGGTGAATTTGATAAAGTAATTGGCAAAGTTAAAACTTCTGACTTATATGTTGATGGAATTGGTGTTGGTGACATTGGCGCTGTGGTATTAAATGAACGAAAACAATTGGCAACCGATGGGGTTGTTATTATTGGAGTTTCAATTGATGCAAAAACAAAAGCCATTACTTCCCTAATTGATACCCAAATGCGGGGGGTAATTTATATTCAAGAAAATAATGATATTTTTAAAAAAATGCAAAAAGTAATTACCGATATTATTGAAAAACACCATAAAAAAGCGATTGCTGGAGAAATGTATGATGTGAATGAAGTTAAAAATGAAATTCGTAGTACCGTGTTATCATTTGTTAAATTGGAAACTGGGAAAACCCCAATTATTTTAGCAATTGTAAATGAAATCTAA
- a CDS encoding energy-coupling factor transporter transmembrane component T family protein, with translation MRLSFGRYIAYNSPIHRIDPRVKLFMLIALMASIFFSTGFSGYVLLGCTVLTIFFMAHLRARMLFSLLKPILFMFTVLLIINCFLITNGYIGWHWGGKAEALGPSAPGGKAWFCFSEKAVFNALYMACRIYLMIMITTILTATTQPLDLTLALEDLLSPLKLVKFPVHILSTIISIALRMIPTLIEEAGRIMKAQASRGVDFKNGHFKDKIKSTTSLIIPLLVSAFQKAEDLAYAMDARGYDPHAKRTRYRHYHINFTDIIIFIFVAGIASVVIAQWATMGTSETFYNVWHWEGSGWVFGKIKTGFIPLRIPHIDDFVMGW, from the coding sequence ATGAGATTATCATTTGGGCGTTATATTGCTTATAATTCTCCGATTCATCGAATTGATCCTCGTGTTAAATTATTCATGTTAATTGCATTGATGGCTTCAATCTTTTTTTCAACTGGTTTTAGTGGCTATGTGTTATTAGGTTGTACAGTGTTAACAATTTTCTTTATGGCTCATTTACGAGCACGAATGCTTTTTTCCTTATTAAAACCAATTTTATTTATGTTTACGGTGTTACTAATTATTAACTGTTTTTTAATTACTAATGGCTATATTGGTTGACACTGAGGAGGAAAAGCAGAAGCGTTAGGACCATCAGCCCCTGGGGGAAAAGCATGATTTTGCTTTTCTGAAAAAGCTGTGTTTAATGCTTTGTATATGGCCTGCCGGATTTATTTGATGATTATGATTACAACAATCTTAACTGCCACAACCCAGCCTTTAGACTTAACATTAGCTTTAGAAGACTTACTAAGCCCATTAAAATTAGTAAAGTTTCCAGTTCATATTTTATCAACAATTATTTCAATTGCTCTAAGAATGATTCCGACGTTAATTGAAGAAGCCGGGCGAATTATGAAGGCCCAAGCTTCGCGGGGAGTTGATTTTAAGAATGGTCATTTTAAAGATAAAATTAAATCTACCACATCTTTAATTATTCCATTATTAGTGTCAGCTTTCCAAAAGGCGGAAGATTTAGCTTATGCGATGGATGCGCGTGGTTATGATCCGCATGCAAAACGTACGCGCTATCGCCATTACCATATTAATTTTACCGATATTATTATCTTTATTTTTGTAGCTGGAATTGCTAGTGTTGTTATTGCCCAGTGAGCAACCATGGGCACAAGCGAAACATTCTATAATGTTTGGCATTGAGAAGGTAGCGGCTGAGTTTTTGGCAAAATTAAAACCGGATTTATTCCCCTACGGATTCCGCACATTGATGATTTTGTAATGGGTTGATAA